Genomic segment of Sarcophilus harrisii chromosome 4, mSarHar1.11, whole genome shotgun sequence:
GCCTCTACATATAAGTTCTTCATAATGCATGTCCCAAGTTTTGTCTATCTTTATCAATCTGGGTtggaaaaataactaatttttatcTAGTCTTGTATTTCCAGATCAGAAGTTGATCTTATGGTTTTCTAAATCTTTGTGTAGTATTTATAAGTACAAATATGGGAGGTAAGACAAACTGgattatattgttttcttctactCCACCATTTTGAATGGTCCATAAAATTCAACTAGGTTGAAAATACTGATGgaggaaatcaataaaatttctatttaaaaaagtcCTACTGCAAAAAAGAATGACTATGAGGAAATGAAAGTCTTACATTTGGGCTAAAACTTAAATATGAAACAAGAGGCAAATCTGAAAGAtagttctgaaaaaaatttttgacacTTGCTAAAACTCACAATGACTCAATAATGTGATATTAGTCAACAAAATAATGGTATCTTAGGCTATATGGAGGAACAGAGTGAACAAGACAAGGGGGATAATATTCCTACTGTCCTCTGCCCtcatctgattttatttggggtatttttgttctcttttgtctATGACATATGGCAGCACATTGATATACTGTTTGTAAAGTTCATGGAATCATTTTAAACCTTTGGGTACTTAGGAAGCTGAAATGAAAGCTTTAGTCACATTGGAATAGTTTTTAAGGATCCAATCTGAATTAGAATAATGATGTAGTTAATTTCCACTGTCCACTCACTACATCAACTTTGGTTGGATTTTCCCTTTTGAGACAGACTTTGGGTAGTCTCAAAACCCCTCAAAGCAGTGGTTTTGCTCAAAGCAGTGACGTTGATATATGTTCAGTCTGTGGTTGGGGGATTATAATGCTGTAAATTCTAGAGGCTGAAGATGAAAGAGTTGCATTCTCTTTTAAGTGCCCATTTTGTTTCATAGACACATTAACCACAGATGAGGTGGAAGGAAGGCCACAGAAGGTTAGTAAGAATCAGCCGaaggaaaagaaactttttaaaaaaaaaaaaaaaaaagaaatttgtagcACTTGCTAAGACTTTCCGACAACCTTCCTTCCATCTTGAAACTTCCTCTCAAGGCACAGGAAGTTCACTGACCATTGTAAGTGAATAAAAGCTCACAGGACTCCTCactcttcattctctcctccagataCCCTCAACCCAACAGCAGCCATGAAACTCCTTTTGGCTTTCTTCTGCTTCTGTGGTTTCACACTGTTCACAGTGGAAGGTAAGCTGGGAAAAGAATTGCTTAAATTTGATGATAGGATTACAAAAAAGCATGGAGCTgggaagcaggaaaaaaattctcacttAGATCAGGCAAGACTTACTAGAGATATATCACTTTTCCTAGGATACTTAGGGATACTGCTTTGGGTTCCCAGTTGTGGGAATAGAAGTGCTTACACTCTACAGTCAGAAGAttttgtgggaaatgatgagagaagagaaacaaagaaaagaaaatcatagcaATAGCAATATAATTAAGTTATTGCATATGCTTGTattgattacaaaggaaaagaccaTGTAAGAATGCACAGATAGATCATTGTCAATCCATTGTAACTATTAGAAAGAGAATTCCAAATTAACGCCAAACTGATCAGTGGTAGTGATGAGAACATGTCATTGCTACTGATTTtttggaagattttatttttcctattccttttctgtttcttcttactTCTCCATTATTATTCTTGATGGATTTGCCACTGAAGTCCTACTGTGGTATCTGATTGTGAAAAGAGGTGGCCCTAAGATATGAGAGATTGGGCAATTGGAGTCTAAATTTTAGTAGGTTGTAACAAAGAGTATGTTCTGTTAAATAGCCTGTATATTTGTCATGTATGGAGAGATGGGCCATTAATAATAATGGCTGACAGTAACATAGTCATGTTAGGGTTACAAAattctgtgcatatattttaaccCTCATAGCTATTTAGTGAGGTGACTATAATAAGTAGTCCATAGGGTActtaataggggcagctaggtggtacagtggataatatgctacatttgaatttaggaagactcatcttcttgagttcatttctgatctcagacactagctatgtcactctaaacaagtcacttaaccctgtttgcctcagtttcctcaaatgtaaaataacctggagaagtaaatggcaaaccactccactatctttgccaagaaaacctcaaaatggagTGACAGAGAGTCGGATATGACTGAAATATTGAACAACAAAagtactataattattatttttatttttagagggGATGAGAGTAGTTGTGATTTACTTATGATCACACAACTAAAATAtatcagagataagatttgaatttaattaacttaaaaatttgttaaattatcTATTATGTGAAAAGCTTTATGCTGGACTCAAGGAATAACACAATTGTGATCCTCTAGAGCATAGAATTCTCTTGACAGTAAATCTACAACTCTTTCTATTCCGCTAATCTGCTTTTTGCCATGGAAAATCACATGTATCCAAGTTGCTCCTGCTTCTGTGTGGTGggcatatattttatttggtcTTTCTTGTCCCTGGATGGACATGCAGTCTGCTTCTGGGGATGGTGTAATTAAGAATCTGGCCAATAACAAATGTTCACAAACTAAATATTTGGACCAGTTCTTGCTCTTTGTTGAAATTTTTCATGGTGAATAAGGTGTTATCTTGTTGATGCTCAAGTTTGGATGAGACTCCAGGAAAGCACGATTAGTACCATGATCTTTCCCATTCCTGGCCCTCAATTTTCccacttataaaatggggaaaactaTCTCTGTCTTCTGACTTGATTCTTAGGTATATTATGATATTTAAATAGATTAGCAGAGATGAAAATTCAGAAATCCCCTGGGAAAAAGACTTTATGGATCATGTATGATTTCACTCAGGAGACTTCTGTGTATAGAGcaagaaaagaattcttaaaaagtaatttagaagAATGGGCCATGTTTCTCCCTTACATTGGGTTCAGAAAGCATCTAGCTTCAAAAAATTTGTGGAGATGAGAAAAGGGAATGTTTGAAAGGActaaggtgaatgttgaaaggaaaatatggaaagatatcaaggagaagaaagaagtatTTGGTTAGATCCATTTAAAAGAATCATCTTCTAGTATCAATGAAACTTTCCATCAAGTGTTAGGTAATCATGAACTGATCATTAATGTCATGAATTAAATGCTTTCAGTTGATTTTGCCAGTTTGGGGCTAATGCAAGTGTCTATGGCAGAAAAGCAAAACAGCAGGtagtaatataattaaattttgctTATGGAACACTATTCTTCTGAAAAGCTTGGTCACTAGGTAAAACATTGACCTTCAACTTGAGTTCTCCTTGATAATTTCAAAGTATGAATGCAAAGTGACCTCTTTTAACCAGGTTACCCAGTGCttcattaaaaactatcttttctgTGTTACTATATAAAGAAAacaggatttggaatcagagggctTGAATTCAAGTTTAAGCTTTGCTACCTACCTTTGGTATTTCCTGTGTgactttatctgttaaatgaggtaCAAGGACAAGTAGATCTTTGGATCCCATTCGCTCCTAATTCCATGAGTCTATGGCGTGGTTTTAGTTATATAAATGCACTGAAAGCTATATAAGAGACTAGACAAAGATCCCATTTTTGTGGATCTTGCAATCTAGTACAGTGGCATCATGATACAAACTATTTAGGTGAGAGGATAGGATCCTTACTTTAAGATGATTcaaaaacaatcattttattCTTAGTAGTTATGGAGATGGAAATGATCTTAACATAGAAGGCATTCTGCTTGAAGGCTAGGccattccactttttaaaatttaatcctGGCTCCTAACGCATTGTCTGGCACATAGGcggtttttaataaatgattgttgattgattaacaATTATCTCATTGGACAATCTCATTGGACactatagtttccttttttttagtgAGTCAATTATAggttggatttatttatttttccctctattttttctttgactaggTGTGGGAAGTGAAATCATGAAAAGAAGTTTTTGTGTGAGTCTCTCAAGCAAGCCCCTGCCTGTCCACTCAGTTAAGAGCTACACCATCGAAGAAGGTCCAATGAAAGCAGTGATGTAAGTTTATACAAGCACCGGCTTCTAGGGAGACAATGAAATCCTTTCCTCCAAAAGCAATCCTTAGGGATAAAGTTCTTACCTTGAATAGATGATTCCTGTCTCTCACCTTTTTGGCCATTTTCCTTCCAAGTGTAAAGTGGAAAATTGTTCTCACTGATTCATGTTAAATAACTGTGTCCTGCTATCAAGGGTTGAAAAACCATAGAAGTTTTAAGAGATTCTTAGTCTTTACTGTCTAACAGGAAATGAGATATTAACTTCTCTAATTAACTCAGCCAAGGAAAATAGTTTGGAAATTTAATAATGTTAAAAACATAGTGTCAGGGAATGATTACTGGACTCTCAGTTCAacaacttgggttcaaatctccatTATGATAATTATCATCTATGAAGTTTTGAATCAatcaatttccttctttggcCTTGACTTTCCTGACCTACAAAATTATAGGGGTTGACGTACTCATCCCTAAGGTACCTCTTGATTTCAAGGAAGTGACTCCATGATTCCAGGTGTTCAGGAATGAACTCATGGATGGGATCTTCTATCACAATTCAAGTACATGATTCATTTATGTGAGGGTTTTGGTTACTGGCAGAGGTATACTGAAGAAATAtaccttgaaagaaaaaataagaaaagaaaaagataagcatTCATATATCACCTGCTATATGCCAagggttttcttttaaataactatAATCTCATTTGGTCTTTACAATAACCCTGCAAGATTGATGCTATTATCcatttttacaattgaagaaactgaaacaaataaaaattaaataacttattctGTATATCACAGCTAATATGTATCGGAGACTaaaattgaattcaagtctttatGATTTCATGCTCTTTATTCAATTGACTAGCAATTGCCTCAGAAATTGTCTTCAACATGCTTATAGCCAACAATCCTTTTCTTATGTCTGCAATCATCCTATTGgccaatacatatttataatttttttttaaaaattaagataataaaataagagaattccTCCTTGGTCAAAGAATGGGATGTTAATCTTAGTGGAAAGTGAGAAGAAAACTGCTAAATGAACACAGCAAAGCAATTGTGATTGTTGGCTCTGGATTTAGCATTAATTAAATTCttcagaaataatagaaaaacagCTCCTTGTGTCCAGTCTAAGCTTAGCCCTTGACCTGACATAGTGAAAGAATGATTAacctttcttttaccttttccttccaATACAGTTTTGTCACCCGCAGAGGATTTAAAATCTGTGCTGATCCTGAGGTCAATTGGGCCAAAACTGTCATCAGAAGTGTGGACGGCagactcaaaaggaaaaatatgatccAGACTAAGCCAACAGGATCACAACCACCTACTGGCAGGACTATGACCATGTCTGGAAAGCCATCATTAATGTAGGAGTGTGGAGGAATGGAGAGAGTGCTGCACttgaagtcatgaagatctgGCTTCAAGTTCTGCCTTAGACTtatactagttctgtgaccccgggcaagtcatttaacctatctcaattttctcatttaaagaatgaggataataataactttaaaatttactTCACAGAGGTGCTGTGAAGAGTGAAAGAGGACATATTTTAAGTGCTTTGTATATGTGGAAGTACTgtataaatataagttattattgTTAGCACCTTGTCTCTCCTGCTgcctttcaaagaaaataaagtaaatgtaTTCACATGGATGGATCAGATTGTATTCACCTTTCTGGGAAGATTGTATGTGCTAGAAGACATTCTGTACTTTTGTGTTTCATGTTAATTTTTTCACATTCATCTTAGAGTtatgattaaaatatttattatttagaaaaaatccTCTTGTTTATTCAGAATAACTTGGAAAGGTTTATTCTATCATAAAGAACATATTATGAAGTACTGATGGAAAAAAGGTTGAGTCAGTCTTTATCACATTACTAATGAATTTTATAATATGACACATGAGCAGCAATGGTATCAGCTCACAGTTCTGTCTTGCCTTATGGTTTACGATGAGTTTTCCTCATACCACTCCTGTTAGGGAGATA
This window contains:
- the LOC100914986 gene encoding cytokine SCM-1 beta, with protein sequence MKLLLAFFCFCGFTLFTVEGVGSEIMKRSFCVSLSSKPLPVHSVKSYTIEEGPMKAVIFVTRRGFKICADPEVNWAKTVIRSVDGRLKRKNMIQTKPTGSQPPTGRTMTMSGKPSLM